A genomic window from Brachyspira sp. SAP_772 includes:
- a CDS encoding MgtC/SapB family protein, giving the protein MIKTIAENYNILEITTRILAAYVVGALIGWERAQHKKPIGSRTTSIVCMGAAILSCYEEVFAKTILIQNSQLMEIGSKLLYTMPDYSRITAQIVSGIGFLGAGMIIQNRGKLHGITTAAIVWVTACLGIVIGSGEWILSAIGCFCIFLSTSIYRVPYFLAHKNHSIIYLIEYNNKIDIESEIDKFGIKIMRFKIVGWKENKCKENENELPNIISKIHIFVPSLDDENIERIFINSNIKIIKKLNYMNEKVNLNSL; this is encoded by the coding sequence ATGATAAAGACTATAGCTGAGAATTATAATATATTAGAGATAACAACAAGAATATTAGCAGCTTATGTGGTTGGTGCTTTGATAGGGTGGGAAAGGGCTCAACATAAAAAGCCTATAGGAAGCAGAACTACAAGCATTGTATGTATGGGGGCTGCTATATTATCTTGCTATGAAGAAGTATTTGCAAAAACTATACTAATTCAAAATAGTCAATTAATGGAGATAGGAAGCAAGTTATTATATACTATGCCTGATTACAGCAGAATTACAGCACAAATTGTTTCTGGCATTGGTTTCTTAGGTGCTGGTATGATTATACAAAACAGAGGTAAATTGCATGGAATAACTACTGCTGCTATTGTTTGGGTTACTGCTTGTTTGGGTATAGTTATAGGTTCTGGAGAATGGATACTTTCTGCTATTGGTTGTTTTTGTATATTTTTAAGTACATCAATTTATAGAGTACCTTATTTTTTGGCTCATAAAAATCATTCTATTATATATTTGATAGAATATAATAATAAAATTGATATTGAAAGTGAAATAGATAAATTTGGCATAAAAATTATGAGGTTTAAAATTGTAGGCTGGAAAGAAAATAAATGCAAAGAAAATGAAAATGAACTTCCAAACATAATAAGCAAAATACATATATTTGTGCCTAGTTTAGATGATGAAAATATAGAAAGAATTTTTATTAATTCAAATATAAAGATTATAAAAAAATTAAACTATATGAATGAAAAAGTAAATTTGAATAGTTTATAA
- a CDS encoding ankyrin repeat domain-containing protein: protein MKKLIVLILINVSILFSQSSNDLMQSINDNNIEEVKNIIRDGYNLDIFDSKYNMTPLMYAAKNGNIDIVRELINFGAKDIDMAFYISCMEGYWDIAKELNNAGASNYNIAISYAAFGGKLDIVQELINIGAKDINSALVSACEGGDINTINYLIDMGANVNAETLLVVYRNYEGAIRKSPLSASKDLDITKRLIEAGATNLNDALIYNAKNNNTNMVFDLIELGADVNSYETNSGKSVLMYSIEREDANLDSIKKLIELGADVQARDRNGNSVLIRSVMYQYDKKVEEYNKTIYKTFGTDINIIEELLKAGANPTDRNNYDNTAYRLAARKNRKDVIELFDSYIEKK from the coding sequence ATGAAAAAACTAATTGTATTGATTTTAATTAATGTTTCAATTCTATTTTCACAGAGCAGTAATGATTTAATGCAAAGTATAAATGATAACAATATAGAAGAAGTAAAAAATATAATAAGGGACGGGTATAATTTAGATATATTTGACTCTAAATATAATATGACGCCTTTGATGTATGCTGCTAAAAATGGCAATATTGATATTGTAAGAGAGCTTATCAATTTTGGTGCGAAAGATATTGATATGGCTTTTTATATTTCATGCATGGAGGGTTATTGGGATATAGCTAAAGAGTTAAATAATGCTGGTGCTAGTAATTATAATATTGCTATTAGTTATGCTGCTTTTGGGGGTAAATTGGATATTGTTCAAGAGCTTATTAATATTGGGGCAAAAGACATTAATAGTGCTTTGGTTAGTGCTTGCGAGGGCGGAGATATTAACACTATAAATTATTTAATAGATATGGGAGCTAATGTTAATGCTGAAACTCTATTAGTTGTATATAGGAATTATGAAGGCGCTATAAGAAAATCTCCTTTATCAGCATCAAAAGATTTAGATATTACAAAAAGGTTAATAGAAGCGGGAGCAACTAATTTAAATGATGCTTTAATTTATAATGCAAAAAACAATAATACTAATATGGTATTTGATTTAATAGAACTAGGAGCTGATGTAAACTCTTATGAAACTAATAGCGGAAAGAGCGTTTTAATGTATTCAATAGAGAGAGAAGATGCTAATTTAGACAGTATCAAAAAATTAATAGAATTAGGGGCAGATGTTCAAGCGAGAGACAGAAATGGAAACAGTGTTTTAATACGTTCTGTAATGTATCAATATGATAAAAAGGTAGAAGAGTATAATAAAACAATTTACAAAACATTCGGCACAGATATTAACATTATAGAAGAGCTATTAAAAGCAGGAGCAAATCCTACAGATAGAAATAATTATGACAATACAGCATACAGACTAGCTGCAAGAAAAAATAGAAAAGATGTAATAGAATTATTTGACTCTTACATTGAAAAGAAATAG
- a CDS encoding RluA family pseudouridine synthase, whose product MYYIFYNKKMINIVYEDEYFLIINKEAGIEVDDSIIDIIKKDYPNIKELFLVHRLDKYTSGILILAKDNNTKTYFENAFKNKEINKVYHAIVEGIPKNIKGTIDIQIAKDTNNPNRRIVVKKGGEKAITHYKVLKKFKLHSLLELKPITGRTHQIRVHLSYLGNPIIGDKIYSKNAKLYNIKSFALIAKEIHFIHPITKKNIDIEIKYNKEFLNSLKILSSK is encoded by the coding sequence ATGTATTATATATTTTATAATAAAAAAATGATTAATATTGTTTATGAAGATGAATATTTTTTGATAATTAATAAAGAAGCCGGCATAGAAGTAGATGATTCAATAATAGATATAATAAAAAAAGATTATCCAAATATAAAAGAGCTTTTTTTGGTGCATAGATTAGATAAATATACTTCTGGTATACTCATACTTGCTAAAGATAATAACACAAAAACATATTTTGAAAATGCATTCAAAAACAAGGAAATTAATAAAGTGTATCATGCCATAGTTGAAGGGATACCAAAAAATATTAAAGGAACTATAGATATACAAATAGCAAAAGATACAAATAATCCAAATAGGAGAATAGTGGTAAAAAAAGGCGGAGAGAAAGCCATAACACATTATAAAGTATTAAAAAAATTCAAATTGCATTCTCTATTAGAGCTTAAACCAATTACAGGAAGAACTCATCAAATAAGAGTGCATTTATCATATTTAGGAAACCCTATAATAGGTGATAAAATATATTCTAAAAATGCAAAACTTTATAATATCAAAAGCTTTGCATTAATAGCTAAAGAAATACATTTTATACACCCAATAACCAAAAAAAATATAGATATAGAAATAAAATACAATAAAGAATTTTTAAATAGTTTAAAAATTTTATCTAGTAAATAA
- a CDS encoding homoserine dehydrogenase — protein sequence MSESKEIKIAIAGYGNVGKATLKTIITNNKNIERRSGFKLIVKTIFSRNIKEKHDEYLDTVENKTENLNDILNDNDIDIIVEVLGGMTTAKELILKSNKPVVTANKALLANSFEELIKNRKADIEFEASVAGAIPIIRAMKESLTADNIESITGILNGTCNYILTNMTKQKIDFNVVLKEAQDRGYAEADPTFDIDGIDTAHKICILASIAFCNIINMKDIYIRGIRNILLDDIIFAMGLGYTVKLVADASIDKDNNVYVYVIPSFIKDRNFLARTSYSFNAIKVTSDIAGDNVFYGAGAGGVTTSSAIVSDIISIARNKAISNELLSPILGFTHYNNDLIIKDFRDKEEDFYVRFKSLKNKIDSFVNAFNNASINVDKTLNKDNNMMFVLRKTTINNIVNSIKTIEDIENIFIAKIRH from the coding sequence ATGAGTGAAAGTAAAGAAATAAAAATAGCTATAGCTGGATATGGTAATGTTGGAAAGGCTACTTTAAAAACTATTATAACTAATAATAAAAATATAGAGAGAAGAAGCGGATTTAAATTAATAGTAAAAACAATATTCAGCAGAAATATTAAAGAAAAGCATGATGAATATCTTGATACTGTAGAAAATAAAACAGAAAATTTAAATGATATATTAAATGATAATGATATAGATATTATTGTAGAAGTTCTTGGCGGAATGACTACAGCAAAAGAGTTAATACTAAAATCTAATAAACCTGTTGTTACTGCAAATAAAGCATTATTAGCAAATAGTTTTGAAGAGTTAATAAAAAATAGAAAAGCAGATATTGAGTTTGAAGCTTCTGTTGCAGGTGCTATTCCTATAATAAGAGCTATGAAAGAAAGTTTAACCGCTGATAATATAGAATCTATTACTGGCATATTAAATGGTACTTGTAACTATATACTTACTAATATGACCAAACAAAAGATAGATTTTAATGTTGTTCTTAAAGAGGCACAAGATAGGGGATATGCTGAAGCTGACCCTACATTTGATATAGATGGTATAGACACTGCTCATAAGATATGTATTTTAGCATCTATTGCTTTTTGTAATATTATTAATATGAAAGATATTTATATTAGAGGAATAAGAAATATTTTATTAGATGATATTATATTTGCTATGGGATTGGGATACACTGTTAAGCTTGTTGCTGATGCTAGTATAGATAAAGATAATAATGTATATGTTTATGTTATACCTAGTTTTATAAAAGATAGGAATTTTTTAGCTAGGACAAGTTATAGTTTTAATGCTATTAAAGTTACTAGCGATATTGCTGGAGATAATGTATTTTATGGGGCAGGTGCTGGAGGAGTTACTACTAGCAGTGCTATAGTTTCAGATATTATATCTATTGCAAGAAATAAGGCTATTAGCAATGAACTTCTATCTCCAATTTTGGGCTTTACCCATTATAATAATGATTTAATAATAAAAGATTTTAGAGATAAAGAAGAAGATTTTTATGTAAGATTTAAATCTTTGAAAAACAAAATAGATTCTTTTGTTAATGCTTTTAATAACGCTTCAATTAATGTAGATAAAACTCTTAATAAAGATAATAATATGATGTTTGTATTAAGAAAAACTACTATTAATAATATAGTTAATTCTATAAAAACTATTGAGGATATAGAAAATATATTTATAGCAAAAATAAGACATTAA
- the dxs gene encoding 1-deoxy-D-xylulose-5-phosphate synthase: MYLENINSIDDLKKLSIEELPILASEIREFLIKSVAETGGHLGSNLGVVDLTIVLHYLFNSPRDAFIFDVGHQAYTHKILTGRKDRFSTLRKYKGLSGFPKREESEHDIEETGHSSTSLSFSYGVASAKNILGYSGEVIAIIGDGAMTGGMALEAMNNIAHTDKDMIIILNNNEMSIGKNIGAISKFLNTTLNDSLVQDASYKLKNLVSTLPFGDIANEFIDRGKGAIRSFVAPGIAFSGLGFKYFGPVDGHNYEELIETFEKVKSMRGLRFVQVNTIKGKGYSKAEENPTKFHGIAPFNVETGELKKKSSKTFSNLAGECIVDIAKEDKRIIAITAAMESGTGLTEYAKLFKDRYFDVGIAEQHAVTFAVGLAESGLIPYVYLYSTFLQRAYDQVIHDVGIMNANVKFMIDRAGLVPEDGDTHQGVYDISFLSIVPNIVIMAPVAEKDFRDMFITSYNYNGPTVIRYNKSSVRECDKNIIPDNFEIGKAHIIREGKTNCIISYGQTLIDIVDAVNEINLDTTIINLCTLNPLDEKTIIDVAKKSDNILIIEESVKRGGVGAAILNILSDNEIYNKKIKIHALPNKFFEVASRDELLNIYKLDKEGLKETINNFFD; this comes from the coding sequence ATGTATTTAGAAAACATTAACTCTATAGATGATTTAAAAAAACTTAGTATAGAAGAGCTTCCAATTTTAGCTTCAGAGATAAGAGAGTTTTTAATAAAAAGTGTTGCAGAAACTGGCGGGCATTTAGGAAGCAATTTGGGGGTGGTTGATTTAACTATAGTTTTGCATTATTTGTTTAATTCTCCAAGAGATGCTTTTATTTTTGATGTTGGGCATCAGGCTTATACGCATAAGATTCTCACAGGAAGAAAAGATAGATTCAGCACTTTAAGAAAATATAAAGGCTTATCAGGCTTTCCAAAAAGAGAAGAGTCAGAGCATGATATAGAAGAGACAGGGCATTCTTCAACTTCGCTTTCATTTTCTTATGGAGTAGCAAGTGCCAAAAATATTTTAGGCTATAGCGGGGAAGTGATAGCTATTATAGGTGATGGTGCTATGACAGGAGGGATGGCTTTAGAAGCTATGAATAATATAGCACATACCGACAAAGACATGATAATAATATTAAACAACAATGAAATGTCTATTGGTAAAAATATTGGTGCCATTTCAAAGTTTCTAAATACCACTTTAAACGACAGCCTTGTTCAAGATGCATCATACAAATTAAAAAATTTAGTTTCCACGCTTCCATTTGGAGACATTGCAAACGAGTTTATAGATAGAGGTAAAGGTGCTATAAGAAGTTTTGTTGCTCCGGGTATAGCATTTAGCGGACTTGGATTTAAATATTTTGGTCCTGTAGATGGTCATAATTATGAAGAGCTTATTGAAACATTTGAAAAAGTAAAATCTATGCGAGGTCTTAGATTTGTGCAGGTAAATACAATAAAAGGCAAGGGATATAGTAAAGCAGAAGAAAACCCTACAAAGTTTCATGGAATTGCTCCTTTCAATGTAGAAACGGGAGAGTTAAAAAAGAAATCATCAAAAACTTTTTCTAATCTTGCAGGTGAGTGCATAGTAGATATTGCAAAAGAAGATAAAAGAATAATTGCAATAACTGCAGCAATGGAATCTGGAACAGGGCTTACTGAATATGCTAAACTTTTTAAAGATAGGTATTTTGACGTTGGAATAGCAGAGCAGCATGCTGTTACATTTGCTGTTGGTCTTGCAGAGAGCGGGCTTATACCTTATGTTTATTTATATTCAACATTCTTGCAAAGGGCTTATGACCAAGTTATACATGATGTTGGTATAATGAATGCTAATGTTAAGTTTATGATTGATAGGGCTGGTTTGGTGCCAGAAGATGGGGATACTCATCAGGGCGTATATGATATTTCTTTTTTAAGCATTGTTCCAAATATTGTTATAATGGCTCCTGTGGCAGAAAAAGATTTTAGGGATATGTTTATAACTTCTTATAATTATAATGGTCCTACAGTGATAAGATATAATAAGTCTTCTGTAAGAGAATGCGATAAAAATATAATACCTGATAATTTTGAGATTGGTAAGGCTCATATTATTAGAGAAGGCAAAACAAATTGCATTATAAGTTATGGACAAACTTTGATTGATATTGTTGATGCAGTAAATGAAATTAATCTAGATACTACTATTATTAACTTATGCACATTAAATCCTTTAGACGAAAAAACTATAATTGATGTTGCAAAAAAATCAGACAATATTCTAATAATTGAAGAGAGTGTAAAAAGGGGAGGAGTTGGTGCTGCAATATTAAACATTCTCTCAGACAATGAAATATATAATAAAAAAATAAAAATACATGCTCTTCCAAATAAGTTTTTTGAAGTTGCTTCTAGAGATGAGTTACTTAATATTTATAAATTAGATAAAGAAGGCTTAAAAGAGACAATAAATAATTTTTTTGATTAA
- a CDS encoding M20 family metallopeptidase, with translation MQKDSKYLILDDKLNSIEKYLIDLRRDLHKHPELGFEEFYTSKKISSILKSLNIKHKVKVAETGIVADIEGEDKSFTVAFRADMDALPMEDLKKCEYSSINKGKCHSCGHDVHTAILTGIAKYFSEIKPPCNIRLIYQPAEETTGGALPMIKKNALKNVDVIYGLHVNPELKVGSIGVKYGAMYASSNMFDVKVYGKSAHGAKSYNGIDSILIASHILTQMHSYTSSFTDGSMRLHVGLMNGGSARNIVADFTKMEGIIRMLCDDKKRKERLTAIEKIVKNTAYSFNAKAEFINMPSYPALINHSNAVDIVRESANNIKLNIVEENANMTTEDFSYYLQNISGAFFSLGVANKKINYPIHNSMFDIDERAINIGVKMQIANVYESYLKKDLFKKIKTTNNK, from the coding sequence ATGCAAAAAGATAGTAAATATTTAATATTGGATGATAAACTTAATTCTATTGAAAAATATTTAATAGATTTAAGGCGAGACTTGCACAAACACCCAGAATTAGGTTTTGAGGAGTTTTACACATCAAAAAAGATTTCTTCTATATTAAAAAGTTTAAATATCAAACATAAAGTAAAAGTAGCAGAAACTGGAATAGTAGCAGATATAGAGGGAGAAGACAAAAGTTTTACAGTGGCATTTAGGGCTGATATGGACGCTTTGCCTATGGAAGACTTAAAAAAATGTGAATACTCTTCAATAAATAAAGGTAAATGTCATTCTTGCGGACATGATGTTCACACTGCTATATTAACAGGCATAGCAAAATATTTTTCTGAAATAAAACCTCCATGCAATATAAGGCTAATATATCAGCCTGCAGAAGAGACTACAGGCGGTGCTTTGCCAATGATTAAAAAAAATGCATTAAAAAATGTTGATGTAATATATGGGCTTCATGTTAATCCTGAATTAAAAGTAGGAAGCATTGGAGTAAAATATGGTGCAATGTATGCTAGTTCAAATATGTTTGATGTAAAAGTGTATGGTAAATCTGCCCACGGAGCAAAATCATATAATGGAATAGACAGCATATTAATAGCTAGTCATATATTAACTCAAATGCATAGCTACACTTCATCATTTACAGACGGAAGTATGAGGCTTCATGTTGGTTTGATGAATGGAGGAAGTGCAAGAAATATCGTTGCTGATTTTACAAAAATGGAAGGCATTATAAGAATGCTTTGCGATGATAAAAAAAGAAAAGAAAGATTAACTGCAATAGAAAAAATTGTTAAAAACACAGCATATAGTTTTAATGCTAAAGCAGAGTTTATAAATATGCCTTCATATCCTGCTTTGATTAATCATAGCAATGCTGTAGATATAGTAAGAGAATCTGCTAACAATATAAAATTAAATATTGTAGAAGAAAATGCCAATATGACAACAGAAGATTTTAGCTATTATCTTCAAAACATAAGCGGGGCTTTTTTTAGCTTGGGAGTTGCAAACAAAAAAATAAACTACCCTATTCATAATAGTATGTTTGATATAGATGAAAGGGCTATTAATATAGGCGTGAAAATGCAGATAGCTAACGTTTATGAAAGTTATTTAAAAAAAGATTTATTTAAAAAAATAAAAACAACTAATAATAAATAA
- the dapA gene encoding 4-hydroxy-tetrahydrodipicolinate synthase: protein MSLFEGAGVALITPFTKDGEINYKKLAELIEYQIANKTDAIIAAGTTAESATLTREERIEVIKFCIEVTNKRTMLIAGTGTNVTKTAVELTQKSCEYGADAIMAVTPYYNKGNESGLIDYYTQIANASKVPVIMYNVPSRTGVKLPLNVIKKLSEVSNIVAIKEASGDMSYTADIANIAPNLDLYSGNDDMVTPILALGGKGVISVTSNIIPKENHDMVMNFLNGKVEEAIKAQIHYIDLVRAMFIEVNPVPIKEAMNIMGFDVGPCRSPLGPLSEKNREHVAQIINKYGIKK, encoded by the coding sequence ATGTCATTATTCGAAGGAGCTGGTGTAGCTTTAATAACACCATTTACAAAAGATGGAGAAATCAATTATAAAAAACTTGCTGAACTTATAGAATATCAAATAGCAAATAAAACAGACGCTATAATAGCAGCAGGAACAACAGCAGAAAGTGCTACACTTACAAGGGAAGAGAGGATAGAAGTAATAAAATTCTGTATAGAAGTTACAAATAAAAGAACAATGCTTATAGCAGGTACAGGAACCAATGTCACCAAAACAGCAGTAGAACTCACACAAAAATCATGCGAATATGGTGCTGATGCTATAATGGCAGTAACTCCATACTACAACAAAGGTAATGAAAGCGGACTTATAGACTACTACACACAAATAGCCAATGCATCAAAAGTGCCTGTTATAATGTATAATGTGCCTTCAAGAACAGGCGTAAAACTTCCGCTTAATGTTATTAAAAAATTATCTGAAGTATCTAATATAGTTGCAATTAAAGAAGCTAGCGGAGATATGAGCTATACCGCTGATATTGCCAATATTGCTCCAAACTTAGACTTATATTCTGGAAATGATGATATGGTTACACCTATACTTGCTTTAGGAGGTAAAGGAGTAATATCTGTTACAAGCAATATTATACCTAAAGAAAATCATGATATGGTAATGAACTTCCTTAATGGTAAAGTAGAAGAAGCCATAAAAGCACAAATACATTATATAGATTTAGTAAGGGCTATGTTTATAGAGGTTAATCCTGTGCCTATAAAAGAAGCTATGAATATAATGGGCTTTGATGTTGGACCTTGCCGTTCTCCTCTTGGACCTTTAAGCGAAAAAAATAGAGAACATGTAGCTCAAATAATAAACAAATATGGGATTAAAAAATGA
- the dapB gene encoding 4-hydroxy-tetrahydrodipicolinate reductase — MKTTKIIIHGIGTMATILKDIVEKDDSLELAGFADNLTNEKGDVIVDFSHFSLIEDMLDYGVKNNIPIVICTTGYDDKILEKINEASKKIPIVLSSNTSIGVTLMNEIVSKVASVLNDFDIEIVETHHNKKIDSPSGTAKTLYNTINNTLNNEMHLVNGRSGTHKREKKEIGMHSLRGGSVVGEHSVIFYGDDEAIEITHKAMSKKIFAHGAIKSAKFIVGKAPKLYNMKEVLS, encoded by the coding sequence ATGAAAACAACTAAAATAATAATACATGGTATTGGAACAATGGCAACTATATTAAAAGATATAGTTGAAAAAGATGACAGTTTAGAGTTAGCTGGTTTTGCTGACAATCTCACTAATGAAAAAGGTGATGTAATAGTAGATTTTTCTCATTTTTCATTAATTGAAGATATGCTTGATTATGGAGTAAAAAATAATATACCTATTGTGATATGTACTACAGGTTATGATGATAAAATATTAGAAAAGATAAATGAAGCATCAAAAAAGATCCCTATAGTACTATCTTCAAATACTTCTATAGGTGTTACATTAATGAATGAGATAGTATCAAAAGTTGCAAGTGTGTTAAATGATTTTGATATAGAGATAGTAGAAACTCATCATAATAAAAAGATAGATTCTCCAAGCGGTACGGCTAAAACTTTATATAACACTATTAACAATACATTAAATAATGAAATGCATTTAGTTAATGGAAGAAGCGGTACACACAAAAGAGAAAAGAAAGAGATAGGCATGCATTCATTGAGAGGTGGAAGTGTGGTTGGAGAACATAGTGTTATATTTTATGGAGATGATGAGGCTATAGAGATTACTCATAAGGCTATGTCAAAAAAGATATTTGCTCATGGTGCTATTAAATCAGCTAAATTTATTGTTGGTAAAGCACCTAAACTTTACAACATGAAAGAAGTATTATCTTAA
- a CDS encoding serine/threonine protein kinase, translating to MKIVNSWNDFDPLKHVIVGRADNCCIAPSEPASKAKVPLDSPMRGMTGPRPLDTVEKANAQLDNLCKILEQHGVKVDRPTPLQWNQAVVTPHFMTGSMFGCMPPRDVLLTIGNEIIAAPMSFRSRYFEYLAYSPILRKYFDEDPDFKWISAPRPELGDASYDMHYFDGDVTEEVLLERTAKLHMVTTEHEILFDAADVMRVGKDLFCQHGLTTNRKAMEWLRRQYPDFRVHAVNFPGDPYPIHIDATFVPLRPGLIINNPTRRLPVEQRKIFEANGWEIVDAAQPAHKTPPPLCYSSVWLSMNCLVLDHKTVLVEASEVYQMEQMDKLGMNVIPVPFRDAYPFGGGLHCATADVYREGSCEDYFPKQVDDPTLVTYKKW from the coding sequence ATGAAAATCGTAAATTCTTGGAATGATTTCGACCCATTAAAACATGTTATAGTAGGTAGAGCTGATAACTGCTGTATAGCACCATCAGAACCAGCATCAAAAGCTAAAGTACCATTAGACAGCCCAATGAGAGGTATGACAGGACCAAGACCATTAGATACTGTAGAAAAAGCAAATGCTCAACTAGACAATCTTTGTAAAATCTTAGAGCAGCACGGTGTTAAAGTTGATAGACCTACTCCTCTACAATGGAATCAGGCTGTTGTAACACCTCATTTTATGACTGGAAGTATGTTTGGATGTATGCCTCCTAGAGATGTACTTTTAACTATTGGTAATGAAATAATTGCTGCTCCTATGTCTTTTAGATCAAGATATTTTGAGTATTTGGCTTATTCACCTATACTTAGAAAATATTTTGATGAAGACCCTGATTTTAAATGGATATCTGCTCCTCGTCCAGAACTTGGAGATGCAAGCTATGATATGCATTATTTTGATGGAGATGTTACTGAAGAAGTTTTACTTGAAAGAACTGCTAAGCTTCATATGGTTACAACAGAACATGAAATACTTTTTGATGCTGCTGATGTTATGAGGGTTGGTAAAGATTTATTCTGTCAGCATGGTTTAACTACAAACAGAAAAGCTATGGAATGGTTAAGAAGACAGTATCCAGACTTTAGGGTGCATGCTGTAAACTTCCCTGGAGACCCTTATCCAATACATATTGATGCTACTTTTGTACCTTTAAGACCCGGTTTAATAATTAACAACCCTACAAGAAGACTTCCAGTGGAACAAAGAAAAATATTTGAAGCTAATGGATGGGAGATCGTTGATGCTGCTCAGCCTGCACATAAAACTCCTCCGCCTCTTTGTTATTCTAGTGTTTGGCTTTCTATGAACTGTTTGGTATTAGACCATAAAACAGTATTAGTTGAAGCAAGTGAAGTTTATCAAATGGAGCAAATGGATAAATTAGGAATGAATGTTATCCCTGTACCATTTAGAGATGCTTATCCGTTTGGTGGAGGTTTACATTGTGCTACTGCTGATGTTTACAGAGAGGGTTCTTGCGAAGACTATTTCCCTAAACAAGTAGATGACCCTACTTTAGTTACTTACAAAAAGTGGTAA